Part of the Halostella litorea genome is shown below.
CGCTCGACCGCGCGGTCGGCCACGCGGGCGTCGACGTCCTCGGCGAAGGCGTCGTACGCGATCCCCGCGGCGCGGCCGGTGCTGCCGCTCCCTAGCTCGCCGCGCTCGAACAGCGTCACGTCCGCCCCCTGTCGGGCCAGGTCGTACGCGGCGGTCGTGCCGACCGCGCCGCCGCCGACGACTGCGACGTTCGTCATGCGTGGGGCTGCGGGCGGCATCCACTTGGGCGTAGCGTTGCGGTCGGGGAGAAAAGGGAGGTCTGTTACTGCCGGGAACTCGTCACTCGAGGTCGAAGCGGTCGAGCGTCATGACCTTGTGCCACGCCTCGACGAAGTCCTGCACGAACTGCTCCTCGCCGTCGTCGGCCGCGTAGACGTCCGCGATGGCGCGGAGCCGGGCGTTCGATCCGAACACGAGGTCGAGGCGGGTGGCCTCCCACTCGACCTCGCCAGTGTCGCGGTCGCGGACCTCGTACGTGTAGTCGCCGTCCGCCGACTGCTCCCACTCGTAGCCCATGTCGGTCAGGTTCACGAAGAACTCGTTGGTGAGCGCCCCGGGCTCCTCGACGAAGGCGGCCTCGGCGTCGCCGTGGGTCGCACCCAGCGCGCGGAGCCCGCCGACCAGGACGGTCATCTCGCTCGTCGTCAGGTTCAGCAGGTCGGCCTTGTCGACGAGCAGTTCCTCGGGCTGCTGGGCGAGGTCGTCGCCGATGTAGTTCCGGAACCCGTCGACCTTCGGCTTCAGCGCCTCGAAGGACTCCTCGTCGGTCCGGTCCGGGGCGGCGTCGACGCGGCCCGGCTCGAACGGGACGTCAACGTCGTAGCCGGCGTCGGCGGCGGCCTGCTCGACGGCCGCGGCGCCGCCCAGCACGATGAGGTCGGCGAGCGACACGCGCGTGTCGTCGGACTGCGAGGCGTTGAACTCCTCCTGGACCGTTTCGAGGGTCCGGAGGACCTCGGTCAGCTCCTCGGGCTCGTTGACGTCCCAGCTCTTCTGCGGTTCGAGGCGAAGGCGCGCGCCGTTCGCGCCGCCGCGCTTGTCGCTGTCGCGGTACGTCGACGCCGACGCCCACGCGGTCTTGACGAGCTGCTGGACGCTCAGGTCCGAGTCGAGCAGCTCGGCCTTGAGCTGTTCGGCGTCGACCTCGCCGATCCGGTCGTAGTCGGCGTCCGGCAGCGGGTCCTGCCAGATCATCTCCTCGTCGGGCACCTCGGGGCCGAGGAACCGCTCCGGCGGGCCCATGTCCCGGTGCGTGAGCTTGTACCAGGCCTTCGCGAAGTTCATCCCGAACTCCATCGGGTTCTCCTGGAACTCCTCGATGATCTCGCGGTAGTCGGGGTCGCGCTTCAGCGCGATGTCCGTCGTGAGCATCATCGGCGTCACCGACTCCCCGTCGTCGTGGGCGTCGGGCGCGGAGCCTTCCAGATCCTCGTCGACCGGGATCCACTGCCACGCGCCGCCCGGCCCCTTCTGGGCCGCCCACTCGTAGTCGAGGAGGTTGTCGAGGTAGCCCGTGTCCCACTCGGTCGGCGACTGCGTCCAGGGGCCCTCGATGCCGCTGGTGATGGCGTCGCCGCCTTTCCCGGAGCCGTAGTCGCTCTCCCAGCCGAGGCCCTGCTGCTCGATGGGGGCGGCCTCGGGCTCCGGCCCGACGTGTTCGTCGGGGTCGGACGCGCCGTGGACCTTCCCGAACGTGTGGCCGCCGGCGATGAGCGCCGCGGTCTCCTTGT
Proteins encoded:
- the katG gene encoding catalase/peroxidase HPI produces the protein MTKSNQEWWPNQLRLDILDQNAGDVGPMDAGYDYAEEFEDLDLEAVKEDIEAVMTTSQDWWPADYGHYGPLFIRMAWHSAGTYRTGDGRGGAAGGRQRFAPLNSWPDNANLDKARRLLEPVKQKYGRKLSWSDLIVLAGNVAIESMGFQTFGFAGGREDDYRPDDSVDWGPEDEMDTQERFDEAGEIQEGLGASVMGLIYVNPEGPDGNPDPELSAKNIRQTFSRMAMNDKETAALIAGGHTFGKVHGASDPDEHVGPEPEAAPIEQQGLGWESDYGSGKGGDAITSGIEGPWTQSPTEWDTGYLDNLLDYEWAAQKGPGGAWQWIPVDEDLEGSAPDAHDDGESVTPMMLTTDIALKRDPDYREIIEEFQENPMEFGMNFAKAWYKLTHRDMGPPERFLGPEVPDEEMIWQDPLPDADYDRIGEVDAEQLKAELLDSDLSVQQLVKTAWASASTYRDSDKRGGANGARLRLEPQKSWDVNEPEELTEVLRTLETVQEEFNASQSDDTRVSLADLIVLGGAAAVEQAAADAGYDVDVPFEPGRVDAAPDRTDEESFEALKPKVDGFRNYIGDDLAQQPEELLVDKADLLNLTTSEMTVLVGGLRALGATHGDAEAAFVEEPGALTNEFFVNLTDMGYEWEQSADGDYTYEVRDRDTGEVEWEATRLDLVFGSNARLRAIADVYAADDGEEQFVQDFVEAWHKVMTLDRFDLE